From a single Paramisgurnus dabryanus chromosome 17, PD_genome_1.1, whole genome shotgun sequence genomic region:
- the gjb3 gene encoding gap junction protein beta 3, protein MDWKTFQALLSGVNKYSTAFGRIWLSVVFVFRVMVYVVAAERVWGDEQKDFDCNTKQPGCANVCYDHFFPMSHIRLWALQLIFVTCPSLMVVMHVKYREERERKYRVKHGENAKLYDNTGKKHGGLWWTYLISLFVKTGIEITFLYILHHIYDSFYLPRLVKCDVSPCPNIVDCYIGRPTEKRVFTYFMVGASALCIVLSVCEIIYLISKRVILCANKLKRNHRSSTPIHGRYRDEDSNCTLPMHELESKPESKSEFRSEYKPESKAQFKSEAKPTFKPAYRLNVDMRASAPNLSLPMYKIQSDIL, encoded by the coding sequence ATGGACTGGAAGACGTTTCAAGCCCTACTCAGTGGGGTGAATAAATACTCCACTGCTTTTGGCCGGATCTGGCTCTCTGTGGTTTTTGTGTTTCGAGTGATGGTTTACGTTGTAGCTGCAGAGAGAGTTTGGGGTGATGAGCAGAAAGACTTTGACTGCAACACTAAACAGCCGGGTTGTGCGAATGTCTGTTACGACCACTTCTTTCCCATGTCCCACATTCGGTTGTGGGCCTTGCAGCTTATCTTTGTCACCTGTCCATCGCTGATGGTGGTGATGCATGTGAAGTACCGTGAGGAGCGTGAACGGAAATACCGGGTCAAACACGGCGAAAATGCCAAGCTGTATGACAACACAGGGAAGAAGCATGGTGGACTGTGGTGGACATACCTGATCAGCCTGTTTGTGAAGACTGGTATAGAGATCACCTTCCTCTATATTCTCCATCATATCTATGATAGTTTCTACCTGCCACGCCTTGTTAAATGTGATGTGTCACCTTGTCCCAACATTGTGGACTGTTACATTGGGAGGCCCACAGAGAAAAGGGTCTTCACTTACTTCATGGTTGGAGCTTCAGCGCTGTGCATCGTGCTTAGCGTCTGCGAGATTATTTATCTCATCTCTAAACGCGTTATTCTCTGCGCCAACAAATTAAAAAGAAACCACAGGAGCAGCACACCAATTCATGGACGATACAGAGATGAAGACAGTAACTGCACCCTGCCTATGCATGAGCTGGAGAGTAAACCAGAGTCTAAATCAGAATTTAGGTCTGAGTATAAGCCTGAGTCTAAAGCACAGTTTAAATCTGAGGCCAAGCCAACCTTTAAACCAGCCTACCGGCTAAATGTGGACATGAGAGCTTCTGCTCCAAATCTCTCATTACCTATGTATAAGATACAGTCGGATATACTCTAG
- the gjb10 gene encoding gap junction protein beta 10 has product MNWAFLQGLLSGVNKYSTVFGRVWLSIVFLFRVMVFVVAAEKVWGDDQKDFTCNTAQPGCHNVCYDHFFPVSHIRLWALQLIFVTCPSFLVVLHVAYREERERKHRLKFGDGCQRLYENTGKKRGGLWWTYVLSLVFKMGVDATFVYLLYYIYEGYDFPSLIKCSEPPCPNVVDCFISRPTEKRIFTIFMVMTSLVCILLSLCEIFYLVVKRCFECVQRLQGSRQVHKAKSISNMRSSTALLESNSKKLASKDQPAPAYSVVISDHN; this is encoded by the coding sequence ATGAATTGGGCTTTTCTTCAGGGTCTCTTAAGCGGGGTTAACAAGTACTCCACTGTGTTTGGGCGTGTGTGGCTGTCCATAGTCTTCCTCTTCAGGGTCATGGTCTTCGTTGTTGCTGCAGAGAAAGTGTGGGGTGATGATCAGAAGGATTTTACATGTAACACCGCTCAGCCTGGATGCCATAACGTTTGTTATGATCACTTCTTTCCAGTGTCCCACATACGTCTCTGGGCGCTGCAGCTCATCTTCGTCACCTGTCCGTCTTTTCTTGTGGTGCTCCATGTGGCGTACCGCGAGGAACGAGAGCGAAAGCACCGTCTGAAGTTTGGTGATGGCTGTCAGCGGCTGTATGAAAACACTGGAAAGAAGCGTGGTGGTCTCTGGTGGACGTATGTCCTTTCACTGGTATTTAAGATGGGTGTGGATGCAACCTTTGTGTACTTGCTGTACTATATCTACGAGGGCTATGACTTCCCATCCTTGATAAAATGCTCTGAGCCTCCTTGCCCCAACGTGGTCGACTGCTTTATTTCTCGGCCCACAGAGAAGAGGATCTTCACCATCTTTATGGTGATGACAAGTCTGGTGTGCATTCTGCTCTCCCTTTGTGAAATTTTCTACCTGGTGGTCAAACGTTGCTTTGAATGTGTCCAGAGGTTGCAGGGGTCACGACAGGTACACAAGGCAAAGTCTATCTCCAACATGAGGAGCTCAACTGCTCTCTTGGAATCAAACAGCAAAAAACTGGCCAGCAAAGACCAGCCAGCGCCTGCATACAGTGTGGTCATCTCAGATCATAATTGA